Part of the Brevibacillus brevis genome is shown below.
TGGTTTGAATTTGCACAACCGACCATTGTAACCACCATAAGGAGTGTCAACAAAAAGATGAATATTTTTTTCCAATAGAGAAAATTCATGCTAATTCCCCCTTCATCACATTGTTTTTCCCATCTTTTAATTGCAATGCCATTTGACGCAATTCTACTTTTCGAATTTTCCCTGAAGGCGTCATCGGAAACTCGTCAGAAAAAACAATGTGTCTCGGAATTTTAAAGCTGGCAATTTTCCCTTGGCAATATTCGATTAACTCCTGTTCTTCAACCTTTTGGCCCTTCGCCAGTTGTACGAAAGCAAAGCAAACTTCACTCAATCTCGGATCCGGGTAAGCAACAACGCTGCAACGATAGACTGCAGGATGCGTTGTTAAATAGGCCTCGACTTCAACTGGATCAACATTCTCCCCTCCAACTCTAATCATATCTTTCACTCTTCCTACGATATGGTAATATCCCTCATCGTCTACGTATCCTAAGTCTCCTGTATGGAACCACCCCTCCGAATCGATTGCTTTTGCCGTTTCTTCTGGATTTTTGTAATAACCTTGCATCACTGTGAAAGCCTTGATGCAAATTTCCCCGTGCTGATTGGTTGGCAGTTCTGCCTGTGTTTCCGGATCTACAATCTTCATTGAGATATCTGGAAGAGGTCTGCCACAGGAGGTCATCCGCTTTTCTACCGGATCTTCAATGGAAGACAAAGTCGCTATGGCTGCAACCTCAGTCGAGCCATATGCATTGAATACAGGCATCATGTTTTCCTGTATCATTCGTGCAGCGTATTCCGGTACCGCACATATTCCAAATCGAAGGGAATCAATGGAGTATTTATTGAAATGAGGGTGTTGTATCATGTCCAGGATCATCGCTTCAAAGGAAGATGCACTGGTGGCTTTTTCTTGATCCATTAACTGTAGTGCTTTTTCGGCCTCAAAGTGTTCCATGAGAATGATTTTGGCGCCCTTGGTATGCGCAGTTGTCATGACCGTTATCAGCGCATACGCATGGAACAGCGGAAGATACAACATGATTCGGTCATCACTCGTGACACGCAGTCTTTCGGCTACGCTTTTGATATTCTTTAAAAAACGGTGACAATGCATAACCCCTTTTGGAAAGCCTGTCGTCCCAGACGTATACATGATCATGAAAGTATCGTCAACGTTTACACTGGCTTCTCTACTAACCAAAACTTCATCGTCCACATACCTCCCACGTTCAATCAGTTCATCAAAAGTGTAGGTTCCTGGACGTTCTACTTCGTTAATGGTAAGCACGGTTCTCAATTTAGGGATTCGTTCGGAATGTAAATTTCCAGGTTCCGCCTGCATAATTTCCGGGCATAACGTTAACAATCTGTCAAAATAACTGATATCTTTGAAATTAGGTTTCCCGACGATGAGAAAACCTAGATCGGATTGGTTCAAAATGTACTCCAAGTCTTTCTCTCGAAATCTGGTATTGATGGGAAGGAGTATCGCGCCAACTTTTGCAATTGCATAATGTAAAAAGATCCATTCAGGCGAATTAGAGAGCCATACACCAACCTTATGCCCTTTTTCTATCCCAAAAGCGATTAACCCCTTTGCCACCTCATCTACTCGTTCTTTCAGTTGACTCCATGTATAGCGTCTGCCATCCTCGTAGAGCAATGCTTCCTGATCCCTATTTTCTGCTGCAATCCTATTGAAAAGTTCGCCAAACGTTTCGTTATGAATAGGATACATACAGATACCCCTTTCAAATTTGACCTCTTACAGTTATTGGTTACGACTATGACAATTCTCCTAACTTCAACTACATTTGGAGACAATAGAAGTGACATGAGCTCAAAAGTAAAGCGGTTTCATAATAGAAATGTAAGGATTCGGTTTTCATCCAGTCGCTTTTTACCAACCGGTTTGTATAGTATACACGATAGGTATTTTTCAGTAAATTGTAAATATTCCAATTACATTTGTCCTGCTAAGGTTATAGATCAAAAACTTGTTTCATCCTCTCATAATCTTTAGATCTAGGCATTTGATATTTCATCGCACGGCTTACTGGTGGCAAACCCAGGCTATTTTTCAGTTTCACCCGAAACTCCGCAGCCTTAAGGCCAATCGATACAGGATCTAAGATGGGTACCTTCGTGCCCTCTACTTCTTTTAGCCCAGCCAAAGAAGCTAAAGGGCCTAGTCCAGCGCAACCGATGATGATCATATCTGCTCCATATTTGACTCCAATTTTAGCCGCCTTTTCGATTTCTGCAGCAATAACCTCTACATTATTTATTCCATTTTTCATCCATTCAATCGAAGGCAGGTCAATGGGAATGATCCTCTTCGTCCAGTCATTACACCCACATGAGTTCTTTTTCATAACATGTTCCAACTGGAGATTTATTTTGGGTTCATGTAAACCGACAATCGCACATCTCTCACCCATTTGAGCTGCCAAGCTTAATGAAAATTCATTGATCCCAACAACAGGGATGTCCACCATTTCTCTTGCTTCCTGGACCCCTGTGTCAAAAAAACAACCGACAACTACGGCATCAAAGCCTTCTTTTTCCGCCTCGATAATAGCATGAATGACTTGTACTTTATTCAATAATTCAAAGTAAGAAGTTGAAAAGTCTGTCGCGCGATTACAACCTACTTTAGGAAATCTGAAACCAATTTGCGTTCCTTCATCCTTAATCGGATCAAGAGTCTTTTCTAGTACTTTTACAAAGTCTCCCGATACAGACTCAGGGTTAACATTCATAAAACAAATTTTCATAGAAAGTTTCCCCTTTTTTTATCTTTCTAAAAATGGACCCATCCACCGTCTACAAAAATGGTTTGTCCTGTTATATGTTTAGCCCGTGAAGAAGCTAGAAAAACTACCGCCTCTGCAATATCCCTAGCTTCTCCAAACTTTCTTAATGAAATATCATGCTTCATCGTTTCTCTGACGGAAGCAGTAAAGCCTTCTTCCAACATTCTCGTCCCAATACCAGCCTCAATCATACCTGGACCTACACAATTTGCTCGTATGCCAAATTTCCCCTCCTCCCTTGATACTGCCTTCGTAAGCATTTCTACAGCAGCTTTCGGAACCGCAGAAAGTGAGTCTCTCGCTGGATATTTATGAACGGCTGCTGTAATCACACTTATATAGGTGCCAGCTCTGTTGTCTCTTAAATGCGGCAGTGTTGCATGGATAACATTAAAAAACCCATTCACATCTGTATCTATGACTCGTCTCCATTCATCATGTGTAACTTGATTAATATAACCCAATGCAATATCTGGTCCAGAAGTATATACAACTGTATGAATACTGCCGAAATTTGCTATTACGTTATTCACGAGCTCCTGTACCGAGTTGACATCCTCTATTTTCATTTGTTCAAACATGCTCTTTCGTCCCATTTCTTCTACCATGGACGAAATTTTTGCCGCTTCCTCTTTATTTTGCCGATAAGTTAACGCAACATTGGAACCGCTTTCAGCCATCAGGCAAGAGATTTCTTTACCCAAACCACCGGTCCCACCAATGATCAATGCTACACCCTCACTTGGGAACATTGAATGTCGAGTCATCCAAAAAATCACCTTCCATTCATTTATAAGAAAGCTGGGATTAATGATTTTCTATCCCATTTAAAATCATGTCCAGATATATTTTGTTAATCTCTTTTACGGATAATGGGCCATCTTTCCGATACCATTGGGTTCCCCAACCGGTTAGCCCAACGATTCCAAAAGAGATAATTTTCGGGTCTGTATTTGACTTGAATTCTCCCGCTTTTATCCCATCTTCGATTACTTGGGTGATAATATTTGCAAATTGATCCCTTTTCTCCCGAATGACTTGAAATTTATCATCGGCTGCGATGTATTTGTACTCTTGAATAAATATCGTGAAATTATCCTTATATTTGTACAAGCTGTCCCAGAGCAAAGAGACTAACTGACTCAACTTTTCCTTATTCGTTGTGTTCTTACTATTAAAAATCTCCTGGGAATCATACAGTAAATTTTCTATAAACGACTCATGAATGAGATATAATAGATCTTCTTTAGACTGAAAGAAGTAATAGAAAGAACCCTTAGTTAATTCAGCTTCATTTAAAATGTCATTTACGGAAGTGCCAGAGTAACCATTTTTTTCAAACAGGGACAACGCTGAATTTAATATTTTTGTTTTCGAATCTACCGTGTTGGAATTTCGCAAATGTAACTACCCCTTTTAGTGAATTATTTTCCAAAACTTTTGTTTTACCAACCGTTTTGTATATTCAATTAAATAAAATAATTCCAAAAGGGTCAACTATATTTCTTTCCCTTATCCCTCATCCTTTATGCGTTAGGGAATTCCAGTTGAATACCTTAATGATACTTTTTCCAAACCGTAGCCGTCGCCATCCCATGAGCAGCGCACATTGTCTGTAGTCCGTAAGCCGCATTCGAATCCTCCATGATGTTGAGCAACGTAGCTGTTATTCTCGCGCCACTTGCCCCGGTGGGATGACCCAAGGCAATGGCTCCTCCTCGTAAATTCACTCTATCCTCAGGAATTCCCAGCTCTTTCATCCAAGCCAGCACAACGGATGCAAATGCTTCATTAATTTCAAAAACATCAATCTCTTCAAGTGTTACATTTGCCCTATTGATCGCTTTTAAGGTAGCCGGGATCACACCCGTTAACATTTCTTTAGGATTTACACCGACAGTGACTTGGCTCACGACCTCTCCTTTCGGTTTAAAGCCAAGTCTGATAGCGGTCTCTTTTTCCATTAAAACCAGGCCGGAAGCACCGTCAGATATTTGGCTTGAATTTGCGGCAGTGACCTTACCGTTTTCCATGAAGGCAGGTTTCAATTGAGCCATTTTTTCGAGCGATACGTTCGCTCGAACCCCTTCATCCCGATTAAAAACCGCACCCCCAATCTCAATATCTACGATTTCTCTGGAAAACTCCCCTGCTTCTGTCGCTTTAGCTGCCTTTACATGACTCATATACGAAAATCGGTCAAGTTCCTCACGGGAAATGTTCCACATTTCCGCTATGAGTTCGGCGGAATTTCCTTGATGAACCATTTCATACTGCTCAAGCAGCTTTGGACTATATTCTATGCGGTCAATGGCCGAGGGTACTAGAGACATATTTTCAACACCACCAACGACGATAATATCCGCATATCCAGTCATGATCTTTTGGGTTGCAATGTGAAGAGCCTGTTCACTAGAGGAGCATTTTTGGTTCAGCACAAACGCAGGAACACTGTCTGGAATCCCTGCCATCAACGAAGCTAACCGACCGATACAATTTCCTTGGGAGTTCACTTGTGTCGTACAGCCAACAATAACCTCATCAATTAGGCTTTTATCAAAATTCGTACGATTCAATAATGCCTCTAACACAAGGGCTAACAACTCATCGGAGCGATAGCTGCAAAGCGAGCCATTACGTTTCCCAATGGCAGTCCTGACGCCCTCTACCAATACGACTTTTCGCATGGTTTCTTCTTCTCTCCTCTCCGTTATTCGCCTTTAAAATTCGGCTTTCTTTTTTCCAGAAAAGCAGAGATTCCCTCTTTTGTATCCTCACTGTTCATCAAATGTCCCTGATACAATTTCTCAAGCAAGTATCCTCTGTTGTCATATGTAATGGTAGAATTCATGATCGTTTTCGCATATTCGACCGCAAGCGGGCCATTTTTCAAGATACTTGCCGCTTTCTTTTCTGTTTCCTGCTCAAGCTCTTCAAATTCACAGAGTTGGGAAATCAATCCGATTCGCAGTGCTTCCTCCCCGTCAATCACTCTTCCGGTAAAAATTAAATCTTTCGCCATACTTTCACCGATGATTCGTGGCAAGCGCTGCGTCCCGCCACCGGCCGGAATTAAAGATAACAACACTTCCGGCTGACCAAATTTAGCGTTTTTACTGGCGATGCGTATATCGCACGCCAGGGCCACTTCACATCCTCCACCGAGTGCAACCCCGTTTATAGAAGCAATGTATACGATTCGGGATTGCTCCATTTTCATTAATACCCTTGGGGCGTTGGAAGATAAAATATCTTTCGCTGTCCTTTTTTGCATCGCTTTCAGGTCGGCTCCAGCCGCAAATGATTTATTCCCCGCTCCGGTAACAATGGCAACCTTTATATTAGGATCATCCTCAAAATCGTCTATCGCCCACTCCAGCTCTTTCCAGGTATTTGGACTGATCGCATTTCTTTGCGCTTCACGATTAATAATAATTTTCCCAATACCGGATTCCTTTTTTACGATCAAGTCTGTGTATGCCAGATTTTTGCTACTCATAGTCATACCAGCCTTTGCCGGTTTTTCTTCCTAAACGATTGGCATTCACCATGTTTTCCAAGAGTTGAGGCACTTTGAATCTTTCTCCGTATACCTCTTCCATCGATTTAAATGCTTTATACCCCAGATCTAACCCATTAAAGTCATTTAATTCAAAAGGACCCATTGGATGATTAAAACCCAACCGACAGGCTTTATCGATGTCTTCAACCGTACCTACGCCTTCCTCAAGCATTCGAATGGCTTCTGCTCGGAATGCCAGAATCAATCGGGAAGTTAAGAAACCGTTTCGATCCTTTTTGCAAACAACTGTTTCCTTATTCACCATTTTGCTGAACTCCTGTACTTTTTGCAGTGTTTCGTCGGTTGTTTCCAATCCTCTTATAATTTCAATTAAATTCATCATCGGCGCAGGATTAAAGAAGTGAATGCCAATTACGCGACCCGGATTTTTTACGACGGAAGCGATAGAAGTGATACTGACTTGTGAAGTGTTGGTGCCTAAAACGACATCATCGCTTGTAAGCCCATCTAGTTCGCGAAATATATTCTGTTTCACCTTCAAATCCTCCACAGCTGCTTCAATCACCAGGCTGCTGCCTTGTACAGCTTCTTTTAGAGAAACCGAAATGTTGATCCGATCCATTATCGTTTCAATACTTTCAGAAAGCCTTCCCTTTTTCTCAAACCTACCCAGACTTGTTTTCATAGTTACCAGTGCTTTTTCGATTTGTTCTTCATTAATATCAAAGATGGAAACAGATAACTTCTCCATGGCACAAACTTGAGCAATGCCACTCCCCATGATTCCTGAACCTATTACAGTAACCTTCATCTTCGAAACCCTCCCATCAAACAAAATGATTCAATGGCTTTATCGACAACTTCTTTTACACTTTTAGTCAAAGTTGGTGAACAAGTTCAATGCTGGCATTACAGGTGCAAATTCCCAATAACCGACAATATACCAACCGGTTTGTATATAAGCATTATACAAAGGCGTTGTCTCCCCTGTCAATTAGATATCAGAATATTTATTACTGTTTGAATATATCGTCAACACGCAACTTGTCAGCGAAAATGCCACTACGGTACAGGAGAAACTAACATTTCCCGAAAGGATACCACACTCTGGACCGAAGAATTCCTCGGCTGAAAGAAATATACCGGCAGAGGTAAGAACGAACACTCGTCACGTGAGACAGTAGATAAAAAAGGATGACAACAATTGCTGCCACCCTTTTTGTTTCTCATTCATGTTTTGTTTTGTACTAAACAGTGTCTTTATAGGTTTCCATTATAGAAAGCTTCCAGTTTTTCAACTGCCTGACTTACATACTCTGGTTTGTCGTACAAATCATAGTGACTTGCACCTTCAATAACTAAAATATCCTTTTTATCGGAAGCTGCTCTCTTATAGAGTTCATGCCCATCTTTATAGGAACCGAATCCACCTTGGACACTTCCGACAATGATCTGTAAAGGCTGCGTTAGCAGCTTCTCTACCAAGTGGAAAGCATCAAAACCGACAACAGATCCTACGCTCGTAAATTTCAGCTTATTAGGTGAATTAGAGCACTGTCCTCTAGGTGTTGTGTAATATTCAACAGCTTCTACTATATCGATATCCGTAATACCGGCCTTTTCCCTTTCTTCACAACTATTAGGTATCCAGTTCGTAATCAGTGGTTCCGCTCCACGGGCTTCCGCAGTACGTTGTTTCGCAACCGCCTCCAGTGTTTGAATCGCTGCATCAGGAGAACCATCACCTTCCCGATATAGCCTGCCGATATTGGCTCCAACGACTGTACCAACTGCTTTGATTCTGCGTTCTGTCATTGCAGCATTTACCGCATACCCCCCTCCTGCACAAACGCCTAATACACCGATACGATTTTCATCTACAAAATCGAGTGTAGTCAGGTAATCCACCGCACAACGCACATCCTCAACGCGTGCAGCTGGCTCCTCAATATATCGAGGTTCACCTTCACTTTCGCCTTGATAGGACGCATCATAGGCAAGGGTTACATATCCTCTTTCAGCAAGGTTTTCAGCATAGATGCCCGCGGTTTGATCTTTACAACTACTCCCCGGATGAACGCTGACAATGGCAGGGTATTTTTTATTCTCATCAAATCCCTCTGGCAAATAAAGATGACCAGCCATTTTTAAAGTACCATTTTTAAATGCGACAGATTTTTTCACGTTATTTTCTCCTTATTTTTTTATTGTCTGTTACAATTTGACTATTTATTTCGTATCCGACCCATCTATACAGTATCTCCTTTAAGCAAGTATTATCCTCCTTCCATCATTACTGGCGAAGTAGAGTGGAGCGAAATAATAGACATGATTTGATTAATGTCCTTTCGTTCATTATTATAAATGAATATATAAAAATCACCATGATCAGATTTGCACTAAAAGTATAGTAATAAACAGTACTATGCCATTTGTTTATTATAAAACGTGAGTGAAATGAAGAAGCATCTACTTCCGTCTCTTATCAGATGGAAATAGATGCGTCCCTTTAAGTTATATGGTATAACTTAAAATTTTCGTTAACTTGTGTACCCGTAAGCTACTCCCATTCTTATCCACCAATGCGCGGCAAGATATTGTTACTTATTCACTGGCCGTTTCTAGCGCACTTAAGTCCTTCCCTCGCGTTTCTGGTGCCCATGCTATCGTTACGATTGCACCAAGAACACACGCGAATGAAATCATGAGAATAACAGCACTTACCCCGTACCCAGATTGTACGATTGGGACCAAAAACGAACCGATAACCGAACCAACTCTACTTAGTGCAGTAGAAAGACCCTTTCCCGCCCCCCGCAGATTCGTTGGATACATTTCAACTGGATAAATATTGGTAAGTGCTCCTCCTGCATAGGAAGAAAATTGAGCGGCTATATAAAGGATGATAATGAGAATAGGTGGCAGCATATCTGTCCATATACCTATAATGATAAGAGGAATTGCCATAAACGTCAGAGAGAAAATAGCAAGGGTCCTACGCTTAAACTTGTCTGTAATCGCGGCTGCAACGGTGCTAAAAATGATGTTGCAGAAATAGGTAAGAACGGTTGCTCCAAATGCAGCAGTACCGGAAAAACCCATGCTCATAAAGATAATCGGCAGAAACGGACCAAGCGCGAAGCTCGGCAGTACACTAATCATGTAATAGATGCCGATGAAGAGTGTTGACTTCCAGTATTTTTGACTGAATAGCTGGCGGATTCCCGAAAGTTCTTGACCAGGAGCTTGCGTGGCCAACTTTTGGTCCTCAATGAGATTATCGATGCTCACCTCAGGTCCAATGTACTTCCTTACCACCTCTCGCGCTTCATCTATTCGCCCTTGGCTAATGAGCCATCTTGGGGATTCGGGAGCACCTGCTCGAAAAAACATCGTAATGATCCCTAGCACTCCGCTGCTAGCTAAAATCCATCTCCAGGCATCGGGACTCATGTCGATCGTAAAATAACTGACGAGTCCACCTATCGTAGACCCTATGGCAAAAGTAGAGAGATTCAGTCCTAGAAAAAGCGAGCGTGCTTTCGTTGGTGTGAATTCGGCAAGAAGAGTCACCCCGACCGCATATTCGGCCCCAATGGATATTCCCAGGATCAGTCTCAGAACAAACAACAGAGCTGCGTCGTTTACGAAAAACTGCAGAAATGAGGCAACAATCAATACAACAAAATGCCACGTATATATTTTCTGCCTGCCGATTGTATCGCATAATTTTCCGAAGATCAGACTCCCTAGGAAAATACCAATCAAAGGCGAGCTACCAATTAATCCTTGCCAAAGCGGGCTCATATTCAATGCGGGAATAATTTTTACCATAATAAACGACATCATAGCAATGATATAACCGTCAATCGAATGGCCAATCAATGTATACGCTGCCATTTTATAATGAAATTTATTAAGTGGCGCGTTGTCCATTGTTACTGCTTGTGCATTTCTCATTAAGTATGGCTCCCTTCACTCTTGTTGATTCTTTCATACGCGCTGTTAACTTGCTGTTTTGCAGCGGCTAACCATTTTGTCTCCTCCTCTAAAACAGAACGATTTTTCGTAAGCATTTTTTGTGAATCCGCTGGTTTTGGTGTGCCTCCAGTTACTTTTCCTTGTAAACAGTAGAGGGGATCCATCATACTTGCAACTTCTTCGTCTGTCATCATAATTTCAATCCCCATTGTTTCCTTGGCGACTTCAGACAGTAGGGCTCCGGTCATATTCTTCACATCAAGGGATCCTTGATTCATTAACCTTCTGATCATTCCGCCAATGACATGGTGGCTATCTTCAAAAGGAATGTCATACTTTTGGGAAAGAATTTCTGCCATGGTGGCCGCACTTGTAAAGTTGTTTTTCGTTCTTTCATAGGATTGCTCTTTTCGTACTTCAGAGTAGTTCAAAACATCTTCAAAAATAGCCAACACCCGAGTTGCTTCGCTGATCCCATTCCAGAACGTCGACCTGGCTTCCAATGAATCATAATTCGGGAACATGCTGGTATTGCGATTTGCCATCAAACCATCCATCAGGACCCCCGCGCAATGCGCAGATTTGGAGCGAATAAGCTCGAGCGCGACTGGATTTTTTTTCTGCGGCATGATACTGCTTCCATCGGAAACTTCAAATCCGCATTCTAATGTACGGCATTCGTCCGTAGCCCAAAAAAAATGATCCGATGCGGCCTTGCTGATGTTGCTCATCAGTAAGGAAAGCGCCATTTCTATTTCTAGTAAATAGTCTGTGCTTCCGATCGAATCCATACTGTTTTCGATAACGCTGTCAAAACCCAGCAGGTCACAAACAAATTGCCTGTCAAGGGGGTAGCTTGTCCCTATCCCCGCGGCAGCTCCCATGGGAGAACGGTTCGTGTTTAAATAGGCGGCTTTCAGTCGTGTAAAGTCCCGTGACAGCGCATCAAAGAGCATCAGATAATAGTGAGCGATAGTACCTGGCTGTGCAGGCTGACCAAACGTATAAAAGGTAATAACCGTATCAAGATTTTCCTCCGCTTTTTTAAGGAGAGTACGTTTGAGTGACAATAAATGCTCCATTACCTGCCAAAGAGCTCTTCTCGTCTCCATTCGATAAACAGCGCCCAACATATCATTGCGGCTTCTGCCTAAATGGATTTGACAGCCGACCTTCTCCCCGACGAATTGGTACATCGCCAATTGAAGGTTAAAATAAAGGTCTCCTTTCTGTCCATCCAGATCTTCTGCCCGAAAAGAATTCAACACTTTATCCAGTCCATCGGCAATCTTTCGATACGATTGTTTATCCAGAAGGCCCTGCTTGACCAGCATGAGCCCATGAGCCTTATTCATCATCGTCATTTCATAGCGATGAGAATGAAAATCCATCATCAATGTAGGGACTACCCCTTCGTTTACAAACACTTCTGATAGTCTCATCCGTGAACCCTCTTCCCTAATAATAGAACGATAGCTTGACATGTTTCTCTTCTATACAATTATCAAGCCGCTTGTCCTTGTTCGCATGGTATTCCATATCGATTTTGTTTATTCTGTTGCAGCCTCTGCATGTCTTACCCCTGACAGAGCTTTAGTATTCATTAAAATATTGCTGGATCTTTTTCGGATCTGTTGTTTTGGTAAGCGCCAGTTGAAGAAGAATTCTTGCTTTTTGGGGATTGAGTGAGTTACTCTCTACGAAAGAATCTTGCTCATAAAGTGTTTGCCCAGTTGCTTGGTAAAAGGATTTGACTAATACCACGCCCCGCAAGTTCCCCATTTTTTCATCTGCCGACGATGCTGCCCACCCGCCAAGAACCACTCCTTTTGCCCCGCTTTGAATGGCTGCATTCAACAACGCGAGATCGTTGCTTCCATAAGATTCGGCAAGGATATCGACTTTTGGCAGCATAGCAAGGTTTGCGATATCAAACTCCGTCTGGTACGTATGCTTGGTCAACGGTTGTTGATAGAACCT
Proteins encoded:
- the argH gene encoding argininosuccinate lyase; amino-acid sequence: MRLSEVFVNEGVVPTLMMDFHSHRYEMTMMNKAHGLMLVKQGLLDKQSYRKIADGLDKVLNSFRAEDLDGQKGDLYFNLQLAMYQFVGEKVGCQIHLGRSRNDMLGAVYRMETRRALWQVMEHLLSLKRTLLKKAEENLDTVITFYTFGQPAQPGTIAHYYLMLFDALSRDFTRLKAAYLNTNRSPMGAAAGIGTSYPLDRQFVCDLLGFDSVIENSMDSIGSTDYLLEIEMALSLLMSNISKAASDHFFWATDECRTLECGFEVSDGSSIMPQKKNPVALELIRSKSAHCAGVLMDGLMANRNTSMFPNYDSLEARSTFWNGISEATRVLAIFEDVLNYSEVRKEQSYERTKNNFTSAATMAEILSQKYDIPFEDSHHVIGGMIRRLMNQGSLDVKNMTGALLSEVAKETMGIEIMMTDEEVASMMDPLYCLQGKVTGGTPKPADSQKMLTKNRSVLEEETKWLAAAKQQVNSAYERINKSEGSHT